A DNA window from Lachancea thermotolerans CBS 6340 chromosome G complete sequence contains the following coding sequences:
- the PUT2 gene encoding 1-pyrroline-5-carboxylate dehydrogenase (highly similar to uniprot|P07275 Saccharomyces cerevisiae YHR037W PUT2 delta-1-pyrroline-5-carboxylate dehydrogenase) has product MLSRALLIRQSKRCVAQLSHVKPPKQITNEPVKPFSNKDILDWDLLRASISKFNSASLDVPLVINGKRIYHNEGSRQFFQQTNPAKHSQVLANVTQASKQDVRDAIQAAKSAKEKWYKMPFYDRAAVFLKAADLISTKYRYDMLAATMLGQGKNVYQAEIDCITELADFFRFNVKYATELYNQQPCESSPGVWNKAEYRPLEGFVYAVTPFNFTAISGNLIGAPALMGNTVVWKPSQAASLSNFLLLTVLEEAGLPHGVVNFVPGNPVDITNEVLADEEFSALHFTGSTAVFKQLYGKIQSGVVNNLYRDYPRIVGETGGKNFHLVHPSASLPHAVLSTLRGAFEYQGQKCSAASRLYLPKSQSTEFLENLVGTLESVKTVNTSASKINGGDLHGFVGPVIHQQSFEKLANAIEEAKKDPELEILCGGKYDKSNGWFVEPTIIKTTNPLHKFMSTEFFGPVLTVYEYPDSEFSQICETIDKTTAYGLTGAVFARDREAIILADEKLKYSAGNFYINDKCTGAVVGQQWFGGARMSGTDDKAGGSNILSRFVSIRNVKENFYELNDFKYPSNYE; this is encoded by the coding sequence ATGTTGAGCAGAGCCCTTTTAATTAGACAATCTAAGAGGTGCGTGGCGCAACTCTCGCACGTCAAGCCTCCGAAACAGATCACTAATGAGCCTGTGAAGCCCTTTTCTAACAAGGATATCCTTGACTGGGATCTTTTGCGTGCTTCGATCTCCAAGTTTAACAGCGCATCCTTGGACGTGCCTCTGGTCATCAATGGTAAACGTATCTACCATAATGAGGGCAGCCGCCAGTTCTTCCAGCAGACCAATCCTGCCAAACACTCGCAGGTGCTGGCAAATGTAACGCAAGCCTCGAAGCAAGACGTACGAGACGCAATTCAGGCCGCCAAAAGCGCCAAGGAAAAGTGGTACAAAATGCCCTTTTATGATCGCGCGGCCgtgttcttgaaagcagcagaCCTCATCTCAACCAAGTACCGCTACGACATGCTCGCTGCCACTATGTTGGGCCAAGGTAAGAATGTTTACCAGGCAGAAATCGACTGTATTACTGAATTGGCCGATTTCTTCAGATTTAATGTCAAGTATGCTACAGAGCTCTACAATCAGCAACCTTGCGAATCCAGCCCCGGTGTATGGAATAAGGCGGAGTACAGGCCGTTAGAAGGCTTTGTTTATGCTGTCACACCCTTTAACTTCACTGCCATCTCCGGCAATTTAATCGGAGCGCCAGCATTGATGGGTAACACTGTCGTTTGGAAGCCATCCCAGGCAGCTTCGCTctccaactttttgttgCTCACTGTGTTGGAGGAAGCAGGTCTCCCCCACGGTGTAGTGAACTTTGTTCCAGGGAACCCTGTTGATATCACCAACGAAGTCTTGGCAGACGAAGAGTTCTCAGCGCTGCACTTCACAGGATCTACTGCTGTGTTCAAGCAACTTTACGGCAAAATCCAGAGCGGCGTTGTCAACAATCTTTACAGGGACTACCCTCGGATTGTTGGTGAAACTGGCGGAAAGAATTTCCATCTCGTTCACCCAAGCGCGAGCTTGCCACATGCTGTGCTAAGCACTTTGAGAGGCGCTTTCGAATACCAAGGACAGAAGTGTTCTGCTGCATCCCGTCTATATTTGCCCAAGTCTCAAAGTACCGAGTTCCTAGAAAATCTGGTTGGTACTTTGGAGTCCGTTAAAACAGTCAATACCTCCGCTTCTAAAATCAATGGTGGCGATTTGCATGGATTCGTGGGTCCTGTCATTCACCAGCAGAGTTTCGAAAAGTTGGCAAATGCTATTGAAGAGGCAAAGAAAGATCCAGAGTTGGAAATTCTATGTGGCGGCAAATACGACAAGAGCAACGGATGGTTCGTCGAACCCACCATAATCAAAACAACCAACCCGCTTCACAAATTCATGTCTACCGAGTTTTTCGGCCCAGTGCTGACGGTTTACGAGTACCCTGACTCCGAATTTAGCCAAATTTGCGAGACCATTGACAAGACCACAGCTTATGGTTTGACAGGAGCCGTGTTTGCGCGTGACAGAGAGGCTATTATCCTGGCggatgaaaagctcaagtaCAGTGCTGGTAACTTCTACATTAACGACAAATGCACCGGCGCTGTTGTCGGACAACAGTGGTTCGGCGGTGCTAGAATGAGCGGCACTGACGACAAAGCCGGTGGCAGCAACATTCTAAGTCGCTTCGTTAGCATCAGAAATGTCAAGGAAAACTTCTATGAGCTCAACGACTTCAAATACCCTTCCAACTACGAGTAA
- the SSD1 gene encoding mRNA-binding translational repressor SSD1 (similar to uniprot|P24276 Saccharomyces cerevisiae YDR293C SSD1 Protein with a role in maintenance of cellular integrity interacts with components of the TOR pathway ssd1 mutant of a clinical S. cerevisiae strain displays elevated virulence), translating into MSSSDRKNEDRFVATTGGRKNPKQIHIAHRRSASELTNLMIEQFTLQRQLEIVQAQQQQLIAQQQQLAQQSGQYLNPVGSGNASLGAPGGPIPSFVPQPPHPHYNAPSPSPSQGNRSRSHSRNSSGYYNNNEFAPPGHRKTGSQSSVYGHSRRHSLGLSEAKKAAAEEQAKRASGSGISIKIDDAEKSESVESPLSNAIEQSTYKFPANTGDAQRGTTPQTSRTSHMSPQKSFQFPSVPSNNKENREEFSNVSTPNRNANAKGKDVSGINNNWRLQQQPTPQSNQNTPSHPFHHKKSQSREAPFGGLEPPPVFQPGHRSRNSNASTHSFGSGNNGSNQNGRKSLFAPYLPQANIPELIEEGRLVCGILRVNKKNRSDAWVSTDGVLDADVYICGSKDRNRALEGDLVAVELLMVDDVWGSKKEKEEKKRRKDANNQQDILNSNDDYHNDASSRMANPTNSSSSFGSTEKEDQSSPSKGSVKRKGSLKQRPTQKKNDDVEVEGQSLLLVEEEEISDSYKPLYAGHVVAVLDRIPGQLFSGTLGLLRPSQQANNEAHKPQKPKIVWFKPTDKKVPLIAIPTEQAPKDFVENADKYSNKLFVASIKRWPITSLHPFGTLVSQLGEINEPETEIDAILRDNNFLSDEYLDPHDRSKERSTFQPTPLSEENIQSRKIFLNTTAVFETDSLSDLALHTKVLDDGSLEVGCHILDVTAHIEEGSSLDRRARKRSSGVFIPQKVVHLLPQTLNDALTLKEGKTSATISVVHRFDKSFKVLSTWIGETLITPESSITFQEINEQVSSGSLSRFVSQIQDVATALCRKRLSSPSVSLKPELCLLESLDDEKVKVDLNIFQSSAATSIVTEIERHVNSIVAETIYQKLGDLAFLRRQSKPIATKLASFEKKVTKLGYEVDITDSQSLLSSILAIEDEATRTGVEILLFKALSRAKYFVAGKVESDQYDHFALNLPLYTHFTAPLRRYADHVVHRQLKSVLNDSSYKENDDSLKITSEYCNFKKDCAHHAQEQAIHLLLCKTINDMGNSTGQILTMATVLQVYESAFDVFIPEFGIEKRVHGDQLPLIKAEYDGTNRVLELYWQAGVDSATFVPADEKNPKSYRNSIRNKFKSASNEIASIQYQKTLEGENLLTEELAGQLSNLHIDPPALKMPDPRKDTEPLERFLKTAVTRTEGDKDIQVIRELQQVPILLRAEVGMALPCLTVRTLNPFQSRKD; encoded by the coding sequence ATGAGCTCTTCCGATAGGAAAAACGAAGACAGGTTCGTCGCCACGACCGGGGGCAGAAAAAATCCTAAACAAATTCACATAGCGCACCGGCGTTCTGCAAGCGAGCTGACCAATCTCATGATTGAGCAGTTCACACTACAGAGACAGTTGGAAATAGTTCAGGcccaacagcagcagctcattgctcagcaacagcagctaGCTCAACAATCGGGCCAGTACCTCAACCCTGTCGGCTCTGGAAATGCGTCACTCGGAGCTCCCGGGGGACCCATCCCATCTTTCGTTCCGCAACCTCCCCACCCTCATTATAACGCCCCATCTCCTTCCCCTAGCCAGGGCAACCGGAGCAGATCACATTCTAGAAATAGTTCTGGCTATTACAATAACAATGAGTTTGCCCCACCTGGTCACCGCAAGACTGGCTCTCAATCCAGCGTCTACGGTCACTCGAGAAGACATTCCTTAGGATTGAgcgaagccaaaaaagcagctgcCGAAGAACAAGCCAAAAGAGCAAGTGGCAGCGGTATCTCAATCAAAATTGACGATGCAGAAAAAAGCGAATCCGTGGAATCACCTCTTTCAAATGCGATAGAGCAATCAACCTATAAATTCCCCGCAAACACAGGAGATGCGCAAAGGGGAACAACACCTCAAACCTCCAGGACCTCCCACATGTCACCTCAGAAATCTTTTCAATTCCCTTCCGTACCATCAAACAACAAGGAAAACCGCGAAGAATTCAGTAATGTTAGCACTCCTAACCGTAACGCAAACGCGAAAGGCAAGGACGTCAGCGGTATCAATAACAATTGGCGcttgcagcagcagccaaCCCCGCAAAGCAACCAAAATACCCCCAGCCACCCTTTCCATCATAAGAAGAGCCAATCTAGGGAAGCACCTTTCGGAGGCCTTGAGCCCcctccagtttttcaaccAGGTCACAGATCCCGCAACTCTAACGCTTCTACTCACAGCTTTGGATCTGGTAACAATGGAAGCAACCAAAATGGCCGCAAATCTTTGTTTGCACCATACCTGCCTCAAGCTAATATCCCTGAGTTAATTGAAGAGGGTAGACTTGTTTGTGGTATTTTGAGagtcaacaaaaaaaatagaTCTGATGCCTGGGTTTCTACTGATGGTGTGTTGGACGCAGATGTGTATATTTGTGGTTCCAAAGACCGAAACAGAGCTCTTGAAGGTGATTTAGTAGCTGTTGAGCTACTGATGGTAGACGATGTGTGGGgttcaaagaaagagaaagaggaaaagaagaggaggaaggACGCCAACAATCAGCaagatattttgaacagcAACGACGATTATCACAATgacgcttcttctcgaaTGGCTAATCCAACCaactcttcttcttccttcgGTTCCACGGAGAAAGAGGATCAAAGTTCTCCTTCTAAAGGAAGCGTTAAAAGAAAGGGCTCTCTAAAACAGCGTCCAAcgcaaaagaagaacgacgatgttgaggttgagggACAATCTCTTTTATTagttgaggaagaggaaatcAGCGACAGCTACAAACCTCTCTATGCTGGTCATGTGGTGGCCGTTTTAGACCGTATCCCAGGACAGCTGTTCAGCGGAACTCTTGGTTTGTTGAGGCCCTCACAGCAAGCCAATAACGAAGCCCATAAGCCTCAGAAGCCGAAAATTGTCTGGTTCAAACCAACTGATAAAAAGGTTCCTTTGATTGCTATTCCAACCGAGCAAGCTCCAAAGGACTTTGTCGAAAACGCAGACAAGTACTCGAATAAATTATTTGTTGCTTCAATTAAACGCTGGCCTATAACCTCCCTGCATCCTTTCGGAACTCTTGTTTCACAATTGGGTGAAATCAACGAGCCCGAGACAGAGATCGACGCTATTCTCAGAGACAACAACTTCCTATCTGACGAATATTTGGATCCTCACGACCGCTCAAAGGAAAGAAGCACATTTCAGCCAACACCGCTctctgaagaaaacattcaATCACGCAAAATATTCTTAAACACTACCGCTGTGTTTGAAACAGATTCTCTCTCAGATCTTGCTTTGCACACGAAGGTGTTGGACGATGGGTCTTTGGAAGTTGGCTGCCACATTCTTGACGTCACTGCACACATTGAAGAGGGTTCATCGCTTGACCGGAGAGCGAGGAAAAGATCTTCAGGCGTTTTTATTCCGCAAAAGGTCGTTCACCTTTTGCCACAAACCCTGAATGACGCATTGACATTGAAAGAAGGTAAAACTTCGGCAACTATCTCTGTGGTCCATCGTTTTGATAAATCGTTCAAGGTTCTCTCAACCTGGATTGGCGAGACCTTGATCACACCTGAATCTTCAATTACGTTCCAGGAAATTAATGAGCAGGTGAGCTCCGGCTCTCTGTCTCGTTTCGTCTCCCAAATCCAAGATGTTGCTACTGCATTGTGCCGCAAGCGTTTATCATCACCGTCTGTTAGCTTGAAACCGGAGCTTTGCTTATTAGAAAGTCTTGACGATGAGAAAGTCAAGGTTGATCTAAACATTTTCCAGTCAAGCGCTGCGACATCGATCGTCACAGAAATTGAGCGCCATGTCAATAGCATTGTTGCTGAGACTatttatcaaaaattgGGAGACCTCGCGTTCTTGCGTAGACAGTCAAAACCCATTGCGACTAAGCTGGCAtcatttgaaaagaaggtgACAAAGCTGGGCTATGAGGTTGACATTACTGATTCGCAATCCCTACTTTCGTCCATCTTAGCTatcgaagatgaagctaCAAGGACTGGTGTCGAAatccttctcttcaaagccttAAGCCGTGCTAAATACTTTGTTGCTGGTAAGGTTGAGTCCGACCAGTACGATCATTTTGCGCTTAACTTGCCGCTATACACACACTTCACTGCGCCATTGAGAAGATACGCTGACCACGTTGTTCACCGCCAGCTCAAATCTGTCTTGAATGATTCCTCttacaaagaaaatgatgattctttgaagataaCGTCAGAGTActgcaacttcaaaaaggatTGCGCTCATCATGCTCAGGAACAAGCTATTCATTTGCTTTTGTGCAAAACAATAAACGACATGGGAAATTCTACGGGTCAAATTCTGACAATGGCAACAGTGTTGCAAGTGTATGAATCTGCGTTCGATGTTTTTATTCCTGAGTTTGGaattgaaaagagagttcATGGTGACCAATTGCCCTTGATTAAAGCAGAGTACGACGGAACTAACCGTGTTCTTGAATTGTACTGGCAGGCAGGTGTGGATAGTGCCACATTTGTCCCTGCCGATGAGAAAAACCCAAAGTCTTACAGAAATTCTATTagaaacaagttcaagtcTGCCTCAAACGAAATTGCCAGCATTCAATACCAAAAAACCCTAGAAGGCGAGAACCTTCTGACCGAAGAACTCGCAGGTCAGTTAAGCAACTTGCATATCGACCCCCCAGCTTTGAAGATGCCCGATCCACGTAAGGACACGGAACCATTAGagcgctttttgaaaaccgCTGTTACGAGAACCGAAGGCGACAAGGATATACAAGTGATCCGTGAACTTCAGCAGGTGCCAATTTTGCTCAGGGCGGAAGTTGGAATGGCGCTTCCCTGCTTGACCGTCCGCACCTTGAATCCATTTCAATCTAGAAAGGATTAA
- the RRF1 gene encoding Rrf1p (similar to uniprot|P38771 Saccharomyces cerevisiae YHR038W RRF1 Ribosomal Recycling Factor 1 originally characterized as FIL1 a Factor for Isocitrate Lyase expression mitochondrial ribosome recycling factor) — translation MLASVKLVSPLYRVLSQKGVQFRQFQTCYNLLKKASKKSGKGKIDEEEPTEVVDVKQYVLKAKTQFSVTLDLHKKKLSEIRAGSASPSIFDKLSVGKENSKFTDVATTSMKGKNSLIVTVFDPKDTKSVVSSILAAGLNLNPEKIPNNDQQLKISLPPPTTETRKQTCKQLKEVFEEFKNSANKNSLGHIRGDILKQLKNIDKKNDSVKKVIQDLDKLHKEYTNTLQEQLKQAEKNVLG, via the coding sequence atgctcGCAAGTGTTAAACTTGTCAGTCCGTTATACAGAGTATTGTCTCAGAAGGGCGTACAATTTAGacaatttcaaacttgCTATaacttgttgaaaaaagctAGCAAGAAATCAGGGAAGGGCAAGatagatgaagaggagccTACTGAAGTCGTGGATGTTAAGCAATATGTTCTAAAGGCCAAAACACAGTTCAGCGTAACGCTGGATTTacacaagaagaagctcagcgAAATCAGGGCCGGGTCCGCGAGCCCTAGCATATTTGATAAACTTTCAGTCGGTAAGGAAAATAGCAAGTTCACCGATGTTGCTACCACCTCTATGAAAGGCAAAAACAGCTTAATAGTGACAGTTTTTGATCCTAAGGACACTAAGTCTGTCGTCAGCAGTATTTTGGCAGCTGGGCTCAACTTGAATCCTGAAAAGATACCCAACAACGATCAACAACTGAAGATCTCCCTACCGCCACCAACAACTGAGACACGTAAGCAGACCTGCAAGCAGCTAAaggaagtttttgaagagttcaaaaattctgCAAATAAGAACTCGTTAGGTCATATTAGAGGCGACATCCTTAAACAACTGAAAAATAttgacaagaaaaatgatTCAGTGAAAAAAGTTATTCAGGACCTTGACAAGCTTCACAAAGAGTATACAAACACTCTTCAGGAACAGTTGAAGCAAGCCGAGAAAAATGTCTTAGGATGA
- the MSC7 gene encoding meiotic recombination directing protein (similar to uniprot|P38694 Saccharomyces cerevisiae YHR039C MSC7 Protein of unknown function green fluorescent protein (GFP)-fusion protein localizes to the endoplasmic reticulum msc7 mutants are defective in directing meiotic recombination events to homologous chromatids) gives MSQIYLNSSMLRQLNHTVQAYFSDWIKMQQLTFNHTKLANSQAAMKTNSTTFLVTLLVAFVLYRWLFPACQRVRQKPAKFELPLPEAAQKNWKGKRLFPASLSNSESPNRIQCYCPATGQYLGSYPSMTEQDIDTLVSKATKAQLKWRETSFEERIRVLLSLQEYIIENQDSIARVACRDSGKTMLDASMGEILVTLEKLQWIIKNGQSALQPSKRSGPSNFFMKWYKGAEVRYEPLGVVGALVSWNYPFHNLLGPIIAAIFTGNAIVIKCSEQVVWSSEFFAALCRKCLEANGFDPDIIQLCYCSPPSATDDAANYYSSHPGLKHLTFIGSKPVAHHVLTAAAKSLTPVVVELGGKDALIALDSVKDINALSSIIMRGTFQSSGQNCIGIERVIVSAQNYDKLVSLLEQRVGQLRLGSDIDNLEDVDMGAMISDNRFEQLENMIKDAVAKGARLLHGGSRYTHPNYPQGHYFQPTLLVDVTPNMEIAQNEVFGPILTVMRASDTNDCIRLANSAPFGLGGSVFGNDYAECNYVANHLNTGNVAINDFATFYVCQLPFGGINGSGYGKFGGEEGLTGLCNAKSVCYDKLPFISTQIPKPLDYPIKSNASAWNFVKSLNTGAYTTSTWKRIKSVISLAKEA, from the coding sequence ATGTCGCAGATCTACTTAAATTCGTCGATGCTGCGTCAATTGAATCATACGGTCCAGGCGTACTTCTCGGACTGGATTAAAATGCAGCAGCTCACGTTCAACCACACAAAGCTCGCCAATAGCCAGGCTGCAATGAAGACCAATTCCACGACGTTCCTGGTTACGCTTCTCGTAGCATTTGTTTTATACAGATGGCTTTTCCCAGCTTGCCAGAGAGTTAGGCAAAAGCCTGCTAAATTTGAACTTCCGCTGCCCGAGGCCGCTCAAAAGAACTGGAAAGGAAAGCGCTTGTTTCCAGCATCTCTTTCGAATAGCGAGAGCCCCAACCGCATTCAATGTTACTGTCCTGCCACGGGCCAATATCTCGGGTCGTATCCTTCGATGACCGAGCAGGACATTGACACACTTGTTTCCAAAGCTACGAAAGCGCAATTGAAATGGCGCgaaacttcttttgaagagcgtATCCGGGTGCTTCTTTCCCTTCAGGAATACATTATCGAAAACCAGGACTCTATCGCGCGTGTGGCCTGTCGGGATTCGGGTAAGACCATGCTTGATGCGTCAATGGGCGAGATCCTGGTTACGCTTGAGAAGTTGCAATGgatcatcaaaaatggcCAAAGCGCACTGCAACCATCCAAGCGTTCTGGTCCaagcaacttcttcatgaAATGGTATAAGGGCGCTGAAGTTAGATACGAGCCGCTAGGCGTTGTTGGCGCTTTGGTTTCCTGGAACTACCCATTCCACAACTTGCTTGGCCCTATTATCGCAGCTATTTTCACTGGTAATGCTATTGTGATAAAGTGCTCTGAGCAGGTGGTCTGGTCTTCGGAGTTCTTTGCAGCTTTGTGTAGAAAGTGTTTGGAAGCAAATGGCTTTGATCCTGACATTATTCAACTATGTTACTGCAGCCCTCCAAGTGCTACTGATGATGCCGCTAACTACTACTCTTCTCACCCTGGCCTCAAGCATTTGACTTTTATTGGGAGCAAGCCTGTTGCCCACCATGTTTTAACTGCCGCTGCCAAAAGTTTGACccctgttgttgttgaatTGGGAGGAAAAGACGCTCTGATTGCCCTTGACTCTGTCAAAGATATTAATGCCTTGTCTTCAATTATAATGCGTGGAACTTTTCAGTCTTCCGGTCAAAACTGCATCGGGATTGAGAGGGTCATTGTATCTGCTCAAAACTACGATAAGCTTGTTTCGCTACTAGAGCAGAGGGTGGGCCAGCTCAGGCTTGGATCTGACATTGACAACTTAGAAGATGTGGACATGGGAGCTATGATATCAGACAACAGATTCGAACAGCTCGAAAACATGATCAAAGATGCAGTTGCTAAGGGTGCACGCCTTCTCCATGGTGGTTCTCGCTACACTCATCCAAACTACCCTCAAGGCCACTACTTTCAGCCCactcttcttgttgatgtcacTCCCAACATGGAAATTGCCCAAAACGAAGTTTTCGGTCCTATTCTTACGGTAATGCGTGCTAGCGACACCAACGACTGTATCCGTCTTGCTAACTCCGCCCCATTCGGACTTGGAGGCTCCGTTTTCGGGAACGATTACGCTGAATGCAACTATGTGGCAAACCATCTAAACACAGGTAATGTCGCGATCAATGATTTTGCCACTTTCTATGTTTGCCAGCTTCCCTTTGGAGGAATTAATGGTTCGGGTTATGGTAAGTTTGGTGGCGAAGAAGGATTGACTGGCCTTTGTAATGCAAAGAGTGTGTGTTATGACAAACTACCGTTCATTTCCACACAGATTCCAAAGCCTCTCGATTATCCAATCAAGAGCAATGCTTCGGCTTGGAACTTcgtcaaaagtttgaacaCTGGAGCTTACACAACTTCCACCTGGAAGAGAATAAAGTCGGTAATTTCGTTAGctaaagaagcttga
- the VMA10 gene encoding H(+)-transporting V1 sector ATPase subunit G (similar to uniprot|P48836 Saccharomyces cerevisiae YHR039C-A VMA10 Vacuolar H+ ATPase subunit G of the catalytic (V1) sector) — protein MSQPNGIATLLKAEKEAHEIVSKARQYRQEKLKQAKSDAATEINAYKQKKEQELKDFEAKNAGGVGGLEKDAEGKVQVEIQEIQKIGKDKKKNVVKLLVDAVTTPVAEVHVNAA, from the exons ATG TCCCAACCAAATGGTATCGCTactcttttgaaagccGAGAAAGAGGCACATGAGATTGTGTCTAAGGCTAGACAGTACCGCCAGGAAAAACTAAAGCAAGCTAAGTCCGACGCTGCCACCGAAATTAACGCTTacaagcaaaagaaggagcaggagctgaAGGACTTTGAGGCCAAGAACGCTGGCGGTGTCGGCGGTTTGGAGAAGGACGCCGAAGGCAAGGTGCAGGTTGAGATCCAGGAGATCCAGAAGATCGGcaaggacaagaagaagaacgtTGTCAAGCTACTGGTGGACGCGGTGACGACTCCTGTTGCCGAGGTCCATGTCAACGCAGCGTGA